The genomic stretch tatatggttttaaaaaaattacctagCCAAATGTATTGTCGTATGCAGGGATCCAGGTTGTAGGTATCGGGTTTACGGTCGTAAATGCAAGGATCAAGAGTCATTTGAAATCAGATTGATACATGATAAGCACACTTGTACAAGGCAGCATAGGAATTCAACTGTGAAATGTGGATGAATTGTTGATAAACTTATTGACAAGTTTAAAGTGCAACCTAACATGCCGTTGAAGGCAATTCTTGGGGAAGTGAAACACAAgtggggtgttgatgttaaTAATTGCCAATTGTATAGGGCTAGAAGAATTGCAAAGAAAATGTTTCAGGGCAAAGTAAAGCTGCAATACAATAAGCTTTGGGATTATTGTGAAACCATTAGACAAGCGAATCGGGGTAGTTGTGTGATGATGAAGGTTGATAGACCTTTACCTGACCATCCAGCATGTTTCCAAAGGTTGTATTTCTCATTGGCTGCCATGAAGAAAGGTTTTCGAGCTGGTTGTAGGCCTATCATTGAGTTGAATAGATGCTTTTTGAAGGGGACTTATAAGGGACAACTTTTGTCGGCCATTTCGACAGATGACAATAATAACATGTACCCAGTAGCTCTTGTAGTTGTTGAGGCAAAAACCAAAGACAGTTGGatatggtttcttgagactttggtCTCAGATCTTGGCACCCCCCCTGCACAAGGATGGACATTTATTTCTGATCGTCAAAAGGTAACTATATTATAAGTTCATTATGTttattgctttttgtttttcattgttttcatcAAAAGATAACCAagtgttgtttattattcattgtgGTTGTAGGGGCTACAACCAGCGTTTGACGTGGTGCTTCCTAGGGGTGACCATCGGTTTTGTGTGAGGCATTTGTATGCGAACTACAGAGACGCAGGGCATCGTGGTCTTGCATTGAAGGACAAGTTATGGGCTGCGGCTGCAGCATACACTGAAGCTGAATTCCATAAGGAAATTGATGAATTGAAGCATATAAGCGAGGATGCATACAACTACTTGTCAAATGTTGACCCAAGCTTATGGTCCAGGGCTTGGTTCAATATATTCCCGAGGTGTGATCTACTTGTCAACAACCTTTGTGAGTGCTTCAATGCTTACATCCTGAATGCGCGTGACCTGCCGATCATATCCATGCTGGAATTCATAAggaagaagttgatgaagagaGATCAAGTGAAGAAGGATGGCATCCGCACCATGACTGGTAGGCTATGTCCAAGGGTTGTTGCCAAATTGGACGAAATTGGACAGGTTGATGGGCATTGCTACAGTACATAAGCTTGGGCTGGGTTATACGAAGTAGCCcacaataataaacaatatgTTATGAATTTGTTGAGGAAAACTTGTGACTGTAGACAGTGGGACATGACAGGAATCCCCTGTGCATATGCAATGTCtgcaatttggttttttaatgcaAACCCCAAGGATTACGTAGATGATTGGTATACTATTGAGATGTATAAAAAGGCCTATGATGACATTGTGTATCCAATGCCTGGAGAGGACCAATGGGTGAAGACTAACTACGACCAAGTGGACCCCCTAGAAGTAGAATACAATCAGGGAGGCCCAGAAAAGTAAGGACAAGGGGTCCAGAAGAGCCGGTTAATCAATACCGTATGAGGAAGGGTAGAGTGAGGATAAGATGCGGCAATTGCAGAGGGATTAGACACAATAGCAGAGCATGTCCACGGAACAAAACAGAGGCAGTGAATTATAGGAGAGGAGGCAATAGTGCAAGACAGCATGAGGTGAGTTActacatgtttttcttttctttttttctcctgttcattatatatattgtattatgTTAATATTTGACAAGTTTATTGTCATAGGTACAACATGATAGTGGTCGAAGTTTACATGGTCCGACCCCAACTCCCTAGCCAACCATTGATGCTAAAACAGTAAGTGATAATCTATTTAAATGTCATTACTCATTGCAGTTAGTTCACGATGCTATTAGTTTTGCACTTTTCAGTAGCAATCTACAACGTCAACTTCGCCAATTCAATTTCAAAACCTTTCTTCTGATCAGCTATTTGGGCATCAAACTGTGACATAGAGAGCATAGCTTCTTCGTCAACCcacataaaataatcacaaccaCAATCACCTTCGTTTTGCATATTTCATAAATGAGAATTACTAACCAATTCACAAACAGAGTGTAATATAATTCACAATGGAGTTCTTCCATGTTATTTGATTTCAGagagtcaaaaagaaaagaagaagaaaaaaatgacaacaaCAAAAGGAGACCTTCTGAGCTTTCAAATTATTTCTATTTCTGGAGTGTGAAACAGTTACATCTCTATACATGGTTTTCGTTCAATTTTCCAATACTCCAATGGAAGAGACACAAAAACTTTGTCAAACAAGGCCGGCCTTATTTGGTAATGGACATGCCTAAgtctaataataaaaaaaaaaaaagtcaaaagacCCACCTTTATAATTAACATTATctttatttgcttagaaaaataaataaataaataattggtgTCTGCTCTAAGAGACAGGGAAAGCTAAAATAGTCACATGGAATGGGAATATATAccatgtaattattattattattattattattattattattattgggagCGGGAATGGGGGAATATGTACAAAGTTGACCTCCCTCTAAAGTCTAATTACATACGTTTTCATCATGTACATAAAAACAATGTCATTAAACTTCAAGAAGCAATTAaccaaataattaaagcaaaagaGGATAATAATTAAACTTATGACTATGTGTATTAATTGtgagtatcaaaatgaatttgaggagatttggtttatatataattgAGTGGTTAATTGTCAAATCATTAGAATGCCATGTCTCTCTTGTAATGATGGGATTGTCTCtaattgatttgttttaaaGCAAATCTAATTGGTCCAAACATATCTCTATGAacagaagaaattaaaaaaaaaaaaaaaaaacaatgttggTTATATATCTTCATCAGGGTTCTTTTTGAAGCAAGAATCTACATGAAAAGTAAACGCCACATAATGGAGAAAAAGGTGGTGTCTTTACTTATTAAAAGATAACAAGCCACTGTCCAACATTCTTTCAGCAAGTATATGATGGTCCTAAAGCAAATAACACCACAAAGTAAATATGCTATTGGGATACAAAGTACAAAGTGATGAACGGGTCTCAGAAAATGGGGTCTTGCATTTCAAAAGTAGATGAATATGttcatcaaatatctttttttttttttttttttttttctttttttctttctttcattttttggcAGCCTACCTactcaaacaaattcatattatTGGAGGCCTAAGTCTTCTATTCTCACCACagaatcaaatgaaaaatgtaTAATATAAGTAGTCATCATCAAAAACATCAAATGGAACCCACAAAAAAGCAGAGACCCACAAATGGAACCCACAAAAAAACATTGACTACACAACATGTAACACATCTCTTAGAAGAGACTCACAAATCCAAACTAGCAATCACTGTACAAAATTCAATCAAACGGAGAAAAGcagcaagaaagaaagaaaaaaaatcgaaaacccctaatttttaaaacctaaattcGCACCTTGTATTTACCACATCCAATAAACCTTCTACCAAGATTTTTCTGCGTGTGAGAAGTCATCACTCGTGATTCAATTCCACATAGGCATTTCGTACACGCAGAGGTAGACTTCGCCGGTGAACTTCCCACTGACAGTACACAGCCACTCTCATCATCTTCGCCGGCGAACTTCTCCATCGTTGACGACGGGACGACGGGACCGACTGCGTGAGTGAGTCATGAGGGAGACGATCAAGCAGACGGCATCGTGCTGGGGCTGCGAGACGGCAGCGTGCGGGGGCTGGGAGACGGTTGCGTGAAGGCGACGATCGAGCAGACGGCACCATGCGGGGGCTGCATGAAGGAGATGATCAGACGACACCGTGCGGGGGCCTGCGTGAAGGAGACAATCGGGGGCTGCGTGAAGGAGACGATCAAGATATTGTATATATACAACTATTACCCGAAGcaaaaacggcgccgttttgcttagggtaaggGAACCCTAAGCAAAATGGTGCCGTTTTGctcattctttaaaaaataaaaaataaaaataaataaaaataaataaaataaataaaaaataaaaataaaataaaatcatataagGGCATTTTATTAACTTACCCCTAACCAAACGACtttgttttgcagtttccgtccagactaatagttttgactaacggagtggccaaaatgcaaatgtttggtagtttggggggctactttatcacttttggaatattaaggggctaaatcgaaaatggctgttagtttgtggggcttttttatatttttccaaaaaaaaaaaattactaaggAGTTGTGGGAGGTTGAAGctaaaaaaacgtttttgaaaagaaattgatgagaatgcaaaatgttatatttttctcccttaatgtttagtcttttatacttatttggtgcctaaatgtactcattattcttttattttgatttaggatgcaaatggaggtgttaaatgcaaaacaaagctaATTGGGCAATTTTGGACAGTTTCGACATCGCTTTGTAATCTAGGAGTAACTCTCTCATACAAGCTTCGATTGAGATGATTGAAGATGCAATGGAACACCATGAAAAAGATCTACAACTTTTATGGTTTACGTTTTGAGAGATACTGAATGCATAAAAGTAGAAATCCGGCTTTAAGTTGCTGCACCTACACTGTTGACGTTCTGGAATGTTCCTTAGCATACAAATCTAATATACAGATCTGACGTGGTTTATTTGCGGAAGTTTTCAAATCTGGTGCACGAAAGTTCCAGTTGAAAATACCACCTTCCTAGTtatattaggactttattttatttttaatattttccttaattagtcagATTTGGATATTGTTATTTaaggataatatttagaatattttttttaggagattttGTAGGCTTCTAATATGAGGCATGAATGTGTATAAAGAGGGGGGGAATCATCAGACTAGAGACGcatcttctcccctcttctctaacttctcctttgagttttaatcatggccTTGAGCGGCTAAACTTTCATGATTGGTCGAAGGAAACAGAAGCCTCGGAATCAATAAAACtgtgagatctaatttgtttttattgttcaatttatgATTTGAGTATCAGATGTTCTTCTGTGCCTATTTTCATGATTATCTTgtttaattactaggaggcctactagtttattattcatttcaatCTACTACtaggt from Corylus avellana chromosome ca1, CavTom2PMs-1.0 encodes the following:
- the LOC132168246 gene encoding uncharacterized protein LOC132168246; the encoded protein is MPLKAILGEVKHKWGVDVNNCQLYRARRIAKKMFQGKVKLQYNKLWDYCETIRQANRGSCVMMKVDRPLPDHPACFQRLYFSLAAMKKGFRAGCRPIIELNRCFLKGTYKGQLLSAISTDDNNNMYPVALVVVEAKTKDSWIWFLETLVSDLGTPPAQGWTFISDRQKGLQPAFDVVLPRGDHRFCVRHLYANYRDAGHRGLALKDKLWAAAAAYTEAEFHKEIDELKHISEDAYNYLSNVDPSLWSRAWFNIFPRCDLLVNNLCECFNAYILNARDLPIISMLEFIRKKLMKRDQVKKDGIRTMTGRLCPRVVAKLDEIGQWDMTGIPCAYAMSAIWFFNANPKDYVDDWYTIEMYKKAYDDIVYPMPGEDQWVKTNYDQVDPLEVEYNQGGPEK